A single genomic interval of bacterium harbors:
- a CDS encoding nucleotidyl transferase AbiEii/AbiGii toxin family protein: MEELIYQERFEIEVLEKLNSGRFLDTIVFYGGTMLRLCYGLDRFSTDLDFFLLEEINSKEYFNLLYKFFSKNYIIKDRADKRNTILFEIGKEKFKRGLKIEIRKEVKGVVPEKMISYSPYSTTQVILNTAKLKDMMTFKIEAFLDRGEIRDAYDIEFLLKKGVSLNIGSKESESLIKKLNGLTEKDFKMKLFPLIDKEKRDYYLTNRFKILNTAL, encoded by the coding sequence ATGGAAGAATTGATATATCAAGAAAGGTTTGAAATTGAAGTTTTAGAAAAACTTAATAGTGGCAGATTTTTAGATACTATTGTTTTTTATGGTGGAACAATGTTAAGGTTATGTTATGGTTTAGACAGGTTCTCAACAGACCTTGATTTTTTTCTACTTGAAGAAATTAATTCAAAAGAATATTTTAATTTATTGTACAAGTTTTTTTCAAAGAATTACATAATTAAAGATAGAGCAGATAAGAGAAATACAATCCTTTTTGAGATAGGGAAAGAAAAGTTTAAGAGAGGGTTAAAAATAGAGATAAGAAAAGAAGTAAAAGGTGTCGTTCCTGAAAAAATGATATCATATTCACCTTATTCGACTACTCAGGTTATACTAAATACCGCAAAACTTAAAGATATGATGACTTTCAAAATTGAGGCGTTTTTAGATAGAGGAGAAATAAGGGATGCTTACGATATAGAATTTCTGCTCAAAAAAGGAGTGTCATTAAATATCGGTAGCAAGGAATCAGAATCTTTAATCAAAAAACTGAATGGACTGACAGAAAAAGATTTTAAGATGAAACTCTTTCCTTTGATAGATAAAGAAAAACGTGATTATTATCTTACCAACAGATTTAAGATTTTAAATACTGCTCTGTAA